In one Nocardioides sp. NBC_00368 genomic region, the following are encoded:
- the thrC gene encoding threonine synthase, whose product MTTTQWRGVIEEYRTLLDIPQDTKAVTLGEGGTPLVHSEWLSGATKGEVWLKVEGQNPTGSFKDRGMTAAISVAVHEGAKAVVCASTGNTSASMAAYAAKAGITPVVLVPNGKISAAKMAQALVHGAEVVKVRGNFDDCLKLSRALADSYPVALVNSVNPVRLEGQKTAAFEVVDRLGDAPDYHLMPIGNAGNLSAYWLGYEQYAAAGHATKTPVMRAFQAEGAAPLVLGHPVEHPETRATAIRIGNPASWQLAEAAAAKSGGRFRALSDDQILSVQALLARNDGVFVEPASAAGVAGLLADLELGETYAGATTVITVTGHGLKDTATALEFFGEIPEIVIDADLEAAAAAAGLA is encoded by the coding sequence ATGACCACAACCCAATGGCGCGGCGTGATCGAGGAGTACCGCACCCTTCTCGACATCCCCCAGGACACCAAGGCGGTGACGCTCGGCGAGGGTGGCACCCCGCTGGTCCACTCCGAGTGGCTCTCCGGCGCCACCAAGGGTGAGGTGTGGCTGAAGGTCGAGGGCCAGAACCCGACCGGCTCGTTCAAGGACCGCGGCATGACCGCGGCCATCTCCGTCGCCGTCCACGAGGGTGCCAAGGCGGTCGTCTGCGCCTCCACGGGCAACACCAGCGCCTCGATGGCGGCCTACGCCGCCAAGGCCGGGATCACCCCGGTCGTGCTCGTCCCCAACGGCAAGATCAGCGCCGCCAAGATGGCCCAGGCGCTGGTCCACGGCGCCGAGGTGGTCAAGGTACGCGGCAACTTCGACGACTGCCTCAAGCTCTCCCGCGCGCTCGCCGACAGCTACCCGGTCGCGCTGGTCAACTCCGTCAACCCGGTCCGCCTCGAGGGCCAGAAGACGGCGGCCTTCGAGGTCGTCGACCGCCTCGGCGACGCCCCCGACTACCACCTGATGCCCATCGGCAACGCCGGCAACCTGTCTGCCTACTGGCTCGGCTACGAGCAGTACGCAGCGGCCGGCCACGCCACCAAGACTCCGGTGATGCGTGCCTTCCAGGCCGAGGGCGCGGCGCCGCTCGTGCTCGGCCACCCGGTCGAGCACCCGGAGACCAGGGCGACCGCGATCCGCATCGGCAACCCGGCCTCGTGGCAGCTCGCCGAGGCCGCCGCCGCCAAGTCGGGTGGCCGCTTCCGCGCGCTCTCCGACGACCAGATCCTCTCCGTCCAGGCCTTGCTGGCCCGCAACGACGGGGTCTTCGTCGAGCCCGCCTCGGCAGCCGGTGTCGCCGGGCTGCTCGCCGACCTCGAGCTGGGGGAGACGTACGCCGGGGCCACCACGGTCATCACCGTCACCGGTCACGGGCTCAAGGACACCGCCACCGCGCTGGAGTTCTTCGGCGAGATCCCCGAGATCGTCATCGACGCCGATCTCGAGGCCGCCGCGGCCGCAGCAGGACTCGCGTAG
- a CDS encoding L-threonylcarbamoyladenylate synthase gives MSTVTERYPIATEDEQTKAIDAAAAALQAGELVIVPTDTVYGVAADAFDKGAVAGLLAAKGRGRAMPPPVLISNVATLDALATRIPDWARTLVEEFWPGALTVVFHQQPSLQWDLGEARQTVAVRIPDSDILRRIIDRVGPLATSSANRTTMPAATNADQADEMLGKMVRAIIDGGESPVGEASTIISATGDEPKVLREGAISIDRINELLAKHGVAIRRPGDPDPAVADTDVPDTDTDAEA, from the coding sequence ATGAGCACTGTGACTGAGCGCTACCCGATCGCGACCGAGGACGAGCAGACCAAGGCGATAGATGCGGCTGCGGCCGCCCTTCAGGCCGGCGAGCTCGTGATCGTGCCGACCGACACGGTCTACGGCGTCGCCGCCGACGCGTTCGACAAGGGAGCGGTGGCCGGCCTGCTGGCCGCCAAGGGCCGCGGCCGCGCGATGCCGCCGCCGGTGCTGATCTCCAACGTCGCCACCCTCGACGCCCTCGCCACCCGGATCCCCGACTGGGCCCGCACCCTTGTCGAGGAGTTCTGGCCCGGGGCGCTGACGGTCGTCTTCCACCAGCAGCCGTCGCTGCAGTGGGATCTGGGCGAGGCCCGCCAGACGGTGGCCGTACGCATCCCCGACTCCGACATCCTGCGCCGGATCATCGACCGGGTCGGCCCGCTGGCGACCAGCTCGGCCAACCGCACCACGATGCCGGCCGCCACCAACGCCGACCAGGCCGACGAGATGCTCGGCAAGATGGTCAGGGCGATCATCGACGGGGGCGAGTCGCCCGTGGGCGAGGCGTCCACGATCATCTCCGCCACCGGTGACGAGCCGAAGGTCCTGCGAGAGGGCGCGATCAGCATCGACCGGATCAACGAGCTGCTCGCGAAGCACGGTGTCGCCATCCGGCGCCCGGGCGACCCGGACCCGGCCGTGGCCGACACCGATGTGCCCGACACGGACACCGACGCAGAAGCCTGA
- the rpmE gene encoding 50S ribosomal protein L31 has translation MKSDIHPTYVETQVTCTCGNSFTTRSTVAEGAIRADVCSNCHPFYTGKQKILDTGGRVARFEARFGKRNK, from the coding sequence ATGAAGTCCGACATCCACCCGACGTACGTCGAGACCCAGGTCACCTGCACCTGCGGCAACTCGTTCACCACCCGCAGCACCGTGGCCGAGGGCGCCATCCGCGCCGACGTCTGCTCCAACTGCCACCCGTTCTACACGGGCAAGCAGAAGATCCTCGACACCGGCGGTCGCGTGGCTCGCTTCGAGGCTCGCTTCGGCAAGCGCAACAAGTAG
- the thrB gene encoding homoserine kinase has protein sequence MTFVEGPVSVTVPATSANLGPGYDSLGLALDLRDELTGEVVSTSSTTGERTLEVTVEGAGEGTVPLDESHLVVRSMRAAFEIIGKQPAGLRLHCHNRIPHARGLGSSSAAIIGGLVLARALVAGGELILDDETLFQTAAEIEGHPDNVAPAFHGGFTIAGEDDGFFAVRTAVDPRVSVVVFVPATGVETKAARGLLPETVPHSDAAADAGRTALLVAALSDAPEHLHRATRDFLHQEYRRPAMPESLALVDELRADGVAAIVSGAGPTVLAFSSGVESAETTKLAARCPAGWACHALSVDMDGVRIL, from the coding sequence ATGACGTTCGTAGAAGGCCCGGTGTCCGTCACCGTCCCGGCCACCTCCGCCAACCTCGGCCCCGGCTACGACTCCCTCGGCCTCGCACTCGACCTGCGTGACGAGCTCACCGGCGAAGTGGTCTCGACAAGCTCGACCACCGGGGAACGGACCTTGGAGGTCACGGTCGAGGGAGCCGGCGAGGGCACGGTCCCGCTGGACGAGTCCCACCTGGTCGTACGCTCCATGCGGGCCGCCTTCGAGATCATCGGCAAGCAGCCGGCCGGTCTCCGGCTCCATTGCCACAACCGGATCCCGCACGCGCGCGGCCTGGGCTCGTCCTCGGCCGCCATCATCGGCGGACTCGTGCTCGCCCGTGCGCTGGTCGCCGGCGGCGAGCTGATCCTCGACGACGAGACGCTCTTCCAGACGGCCGCCGAGATCGAGGGGCACCCCGACAACGTGGCGCCCGCCTTCCACGGTGGCTTCACGATCGCGGGTGAGGACGACGGGTTCTTCGCGGTCCGCACCGCCGTCGACCCCCGGGTCAGCGTCGTGGTCTTCGTGCCCGCGACCGGCGTCGAGACCAAGGCCGCCCGCGGCCTGCTGCCCGAGACCGTCCCGCACTCCGACGCGGCGGCCGACGCGGGACGTACGGCGCTCCTGGTCGCGGCGCTGAGCGACGCGCCCGAGCACCTGCACCGCGCCACCCGCGACTTCCTCCACCAGGAGTACCGCCGGCCCGCCATGCCGGAGTCGCTCGCCCTGGTTGACGAGCTGCGCGCCGACGGTGTCGCGGCCATCGTCTCGGGCGCCGGGCCGACGGTCCTGGCGTTCAGCAGCGGCGTCGAGTCGGCCGAGACGACCAAGCTCGCCGCCCGCTGTCCGGCGGGCTGGGCCTGCCATGCGCTGAGCGTCGACATGGACGGCGTACGCATCCTCTGA
- a CDS encoding homoserine dehydrogenase encodes MSSNKTTAHAVEPLGVAVLGCGVVGSQVVRLLLEGDADLAARVGAPLELRGVAVRRLDAPRDVEVPAELLTTDAHGLVARDDVDLVVEVIGGIEPARGLILKALENGASVVTANKALLAEDGPTLYEAAEKAGTDLYYEAAVAGAIPILRPLRDSLVGDHVTKVMGIVNGTTNYILDKMDTYGAGFEEALAEAQDLGYAEADPTADVEGFDAAAKAAILASLAFHTRVTASDVYREGITEVTAGDVASAKAMGSVVKLLAIAELDGDDVSARVHPVMIPRTHALATVRGAYNAVFVESASAGDLMFYGQGAGGEPTASAVLGDLVTIARNKALGARGFGESAYAARAVRPMGETVTRYHVSLDVADKAGVLAAVATAFSEHGVSIKAVRQEGRGEDAQLVVVSHEAPDAALAATVQHLREMEYVRDVASVMRVEGAV; translated from the coding sequence GTGAGCAGCAACAAGACGACCGCGCACGCCGTCGAACCCCTGGGCGTCGCCGTCCTCGGCTGCGGTGTGGTGGGGTCCCAGGTGGTCCGGCTCCTGCTCGAGGGCGATGCGGATCTCGCCGCCAGAGTGGGTGCGCCGCTGGAGCTCAGGGGCGTGGCCGTACGCCGCCTCGACGCTCCGCGCGACGTCGAGGTCCCCGCCGAGCTGCTGACGACGGACGCCCACGGCCTGGTTGCCCGCGACGACGTCGACCTCGTGGTCGAGGTGATCGGTGGCATCGAGCCGGCCCGCGGCCTCATCCTCAAGGCGCTGGAGAACGGCGCGAGCGTCGTGACCGCCAACAAGGCGCTCCTCGCCGAGGACGGCCCGACGCTCTACGAGGCCGCCGAGAAGGCCGGCACCGACCTCTACTACGAGGCCGCGGTCGCCGGCGCGATCCCGATCCTGCGCCCGCTGCGCGACTCGCTCGTCGGCGACCACGTCACCAAGGTGATGGGCATCGTCAACGGCACCACCAACTACATCCTCGACAAGATGGACACCTACGGGGCCGGCTTCGAGGAGGCGCTCGCCGAGGCCCAGGACCTGGGCTACGCCGAGGCCGACCCGACCGCCGACGTCGAGGGCTTCGACGCCGCCGCGAAGGCCGCCATCCTGGCGAGCCTCGCCTTCCACACCCGGGTGACCGCCAGCGACGTCTACCGCGAGGGCATCACCGAGGTGACCGCCGGCGACGTCGCCTCCGCCAAGGCCATGGGCAGCGTCGTCAAGCTGCTCGCGATCGCCGAGCTCGATGGCGACGACGTCTCCGCGAGGGTCCACCCGGTGATGATCCCGCGCACCCACGCGCTGGCGACCGTACGCGGCGCCTACAACGCCGTCTTCGTCGAGTCCGCCTCCGCGGGTGACCTGATGTTCTACGGCCAGGGCGCGGGCGGCGAGCCGACCGCCAGCGCGGTCCTGGGCGACCTGGTCACGATCGCGCGCAACAAGGCCCTCGGCGCCCGCGGCTTCGGCGAGTCCGCCTACGCCGCCCGAGCGGTGCGCCCGATGGGCGAGACCGTCACCCGCTACCACGTCAGTCTCGACGTGGCCGACAAGGCCGGCGTGCTCGCCGCCGTCGCGACCGCCTTCTCCGAGCACGGCGTCTCGATCAAAGCCGTTCGCCAGGAAGGCAGGGGAGAGGACGCCCAGCTGGTCGTCGTCTCCCACGAGGCCCCCGATGCCGCGCTGGCGGCGACCGTGCAGCACCTGCGCGAGATGGAGTACGTCCGCGACGTCGCCTCGGTGATGCGTGTAGAAGGAGCAGTCTGA
- a CDS encoding alcohol dehydrogenase catalytic domain-containing protein: MRAIRQHEFGGPEVLRIEEVPDPTPGPGQVRIRVEAAGVHRLDTSIRAADLPPTMPRPELPMTPGREVAGVVDEIGEGVDEAWRGAKVVAHLGPGSSGGYAELAVADEKQLYRRPDGLDSAAAVAAIGTGRTSAAVLEAAQITPDDVVVVTSAAGGMGAILLQGIRNAGARAVGLAGSEAKLEIARGFGAQTTIDYRADGWLERLRAEEPRITVLLDGVGGDVPRQVYAHLAPEGRMVRFSGDQDGYEGAAKIIDILGPWVQGRIKEFEQASLEAAADGSRTPYVGSAFPLAEAADAHRALEARETTGKVVLLT; the protein is encoded by the coding sequence ATGCGAGCGATCAGACAGCACGAGTTCGGTGGTCCGGAGGTCCTGCGAATCGAGGAGGTTCCCGACCCGACCCCAGGTCCGGGCCAGGTACGCATCAGGGTGGAGGCCGCCGGCGTCCACCGCCTCGACACCTCGATCAGAGCGGCCGACCTCCCGCCGACGATGCCGCGGCCGGAGCTGCCGATGACTCCGGGCCGTGAGGTCGCCGGGGTGGTCGACGAGATCGGTGAAGGCGTCGACGAGGCCTGGCGGGGCGCGAAGGTCGTCGCTCACCTCGGCCCGGGAAGCAGCGGCGGCTATGCCGAGCTCGCGGTCGCCGACGAGAAGCAGCTCTACCGTCGTCCCGACGGCCTCGACTCGGCCGCGGCGGTCGCTGCGATCGGCACCGGACGCACCTCGGCGGCGGTGCTCGAGGCCGCCCAGATCACTCCCGACGACGTCGTCGTGGTCACCTCGGCGGCCGGTGGCATGGGCGCGATCCTGCTCCAGGGCATCCGCAACGCGGGCGCTCGCGCGGTCGGGCTCGCGGGCTCGGAGGCAAAGCTCGAGATCGCCCGCGGCTTCGGCGCGCAGACGACGATCGACTACCGCGCGGACGGCTGGCTGGAGCGCCTTCGTGCAGAGGAGCCCCGCATCACGGTCCTTCTCGATGGGGTCGGGGGTGACGTACCCAGGCAGGTCTATGCCCACCTCGCCCCGGAGGGGAGGATGGTCCGCTTCTCCGGCGACCAGGACGGCTACGAGGGCGCCGCGAAGATCATCGACATCCTCGGCCCCTGGGTCCAGGGCCGGATCAAGGAGTTCGAGCAGGCCTCGCTCGAGGCCGCCGCTGACGGCTCCCGCACGCCGTACGTCGGCTCCGCCTTCCCGCTGGCCGAGGCCGCGGACGCCCATCGCGCGCTGGAGGCCCGGGAGACGACCGGCAAGGTCGTGCTCCTGACGTGA
- the prmC gene encoding peptide chain release factor N(5)-glutamine methyltransferase, with the protein MTAPRTLLASARKQLEEAGVDSPDADAAILLAHVLDTDRNRLFLVDDVAEHQEKAFADLLARRAEREPLQHLTGVAYFRHVELAVGPGVFVPRPETELLAGWAIDRATAIDAPVVVDLCTGSGAIAKSIADEVPGAEVHAVELSEDAYPWAVRNLTGTGVDLRQGDMADAFPDLDGGVDVLVCNPPYIPLEAWESVAREARDHDPDLALFSGQDGLDAIRVLERRAAELLKPGGVVGFEHADEQGPDADNGGAPAVFAATGRWQDVRDHLDLAGRPRFTTAQLAT; encoded by the coding sequence ATGACCGCCCCGCGCACACTTCTGGCAAGTGCCCGAAAGCAGCTCGAAGAGGCCGGCGTCGACAGTCCCGACGCCGACGCGGCCATCTTGCTGGCCCATGTCCTCGACACCGACCGCAACCGCCTCTTCCTCGTCGACGACGTCGCCGAGCACCAGGAGAAGGCCTTCGCAGACCTGCTCGCCCGCCGCGCGGAACGCGAGCCGCTGCAGCACCTGACCGGGGTGGCGTACTTCCGGCACGTCGAGCTCGCCGTCGGCCCCGGCGTCTTCGTGCCCCGGCCGGAGACCGAGCTGCTCGCCGGCTGGGCGATCGACCGGGCCACCGCGATCGACGCACCCGTCGTCGTCGACCTCTGCACCGGCTCGGGGGCGATCGCCAAGAGCATCGCCGACGAGGTCCCGGGCGCCGAGGTGCACGCGGTCGAGCTCTCCGAGGACGCCTATCCCTGGGCCGTACGCAACCTGACCGGCACCGGTGTGGACCTGCGACAGGGCGACATGGCCGACGCTTTCCCCGACCTGGACGGCGGCGTCGACGTCCTCGTCTGCAACCCGCCCTACATCCCGCTCGAGGCGTGGGAGTCGGTGGCGCGCGAGGCGCGGGACCACGACCCCGACCTCGCCCTCTTCTCCGGACAGGACGGCCTGGACGCGATCCGCGTCCTGGAACGGCGGGCTGCCGAGCTGCTCAAGCCCGGGGGAGTGGTCGGCTTCGAGCATGCCGACGAGCAGGGCCCGGACGCCGACAACGGCGGGGCACCGGCCGTCTTCGCCGCCACCGGACGATGGCAGGACGTACGCGATCACCTCGATCTGGCAGGCCGTCCGCGCTTCACGACCGCGCAACTGGCAACATGA
- the rho gene encoding transcription termination factor Rho — protein sequence MTETMESTAPEPNAAPKKRGGLGGMLLADLKAMANGMGISGANSMKKAQLIDAIKAAQSSRAQSAPAPAEKAERPAAEKAAQKSADKPAEKAEKPAEKPAEKPAEAADAGSEGAQRPRRQRNQNQNKSTGQGGQSVQGGQGGQSGQGGQPAGGGQGKSPAKAAQPAAEKKNEDAPKDKPAESADDAGDDDQGEGGSRRNRRRRGRDRDRNRPGRGEPDTTILEDDVLVPAAGILDVLDNYAFVRTSGYLPGPDDVYLSLSLVKRLGLRRGDAIVGQVRQPREGERKEKYNPMVRIDSVNGADPEVAKHRVEFDKLAPVHPDQRLRLEGGADPVTGRVIDLIAPIGKGQRGLIASPSKAGKTTVLHAIAGAVTANNPECHLMVVLVDERPEEVTDFERSVKGEVIASTFDRQPADHTVVAELAIERAKRLVELGHDVVVLLDGLTRLGKAYNLSVPASGRILGGGVDSAALYPTKRFFGAARNVEDGGSLTILATAAVETGSKTDEIIFEAFKDTANSELRLNEDYAEAGIFPAVDVNASGTRRDDLLFAGGEGDAVRKLRASLATLDGAKAASVLVEKVAGSATNMVLLNEVAKS from the coding sequence GTGACTGAGACCATGGAATCCACTGCGCCGGAGCCGAACGCAGCCCCGAAGAAGCGCGGTGGCCTTGGCGGAATGCTCCTCGCCGACCTCAAGGCGATGGCGAACGGCATGGGCATCAGCGGGGCGAACTCGATGAAGAAGGCCCAGCTGATCGACGCGATCAAGGCTGCCCAGAGCAGCCGCGCCCAGTCGGCGCCCGCCCCGGCTGAGAAGGCCGAGCGGCCGGCCGCCGAGAAGGCTGCGCAGAAGTCCGCAGACAAGCCGGCCGAGAAGGCCGAGAAGCCCGCGGAGAAGCCCGCCGAGAAGCCCGCCGAGGCTGCTGACGCCGGCAGCGAGGGTGCCCAGCGCCCGCGCCGCCAGCGCAACCAGAACCAGAACAAGAGCACCGGCCAGGGCGGCCAGTCCGTCCAGGGTGGTCAGGGTGGTCAGTCGGGCCAGGGTGGCCAGCCCGCAGGCGGTGGCCAGGGCAAGAGCCCGGCCAAGGCCGCCCAGCCCGCTGCCGAGAAGAAGAACGAGGACGCTCCGAAGGACAAGCCGGCCGAGTCGGCCGACGACGCGGGCGACGACGACCAGGGTGAGGGCGGCAGCCGCCGCAACCGCCGCCGTCGTGGCCGCGACCGCGACCGCAACCGCCCGGGCCGCGGCGAGCCGGACACGACCATCCTCGAGGACGACGTGCTGGTGCCCGCCGCGGGCATCTTGGACGTACTCGACAACTACGCCTTCGTCCGCACCTCCGGCTACCTGCCCGGACCCGACGACGTCTACCTCTCCCTGTCGCTGGTCAAGCGCCTCGGCCTGCGCCGTGGTGACGCGATCGTCGGCCAGGTGCGTCAGCCCCGTGAGGGCGAGCGCAAGGAGAAGTACAACCCGATGGTGCGCATCGACTCCGTCAACGGTGCCGACCCCGAGGTCGCCAAGCACCGTGTGGAGTTCGACAAGCTCGCCCCGGTCCACCCCGACCAGCGGCTGCGCCTCGAGGGCGGCGCCGACCCGGTCACCGGCCGGGTCATCGACCTGATCGCGCCGATCGGCAAGGGTCAGCGCGGCCTGATCGCCTCCCCGTCGAAGGCGGGCAAGACCACGGTCCTGCACGCCATCGCCGGCGCGGTCACCGCCAACAACCCCGAGTGCCACCTCATGGTGGTGCTCGTCGACGAGCGCCCCGAGGAGGTCACCGACTTCGAGCGCAGCGTCAAGGGTGAGGTCATCGCCTCCACCTTCGACCGGCAGCCCGCCGACCACACCGTGGTCGCCGAGCTGGCCATCGAGCGGGCCAAGCGTCTAGTCGAGCTCGGCCACGACGTGGTCGTCCTGCTCGACGGGCTGACCCGTCTGGGCAAGGCCTACAACCTCTCCGTCCCCGCCTCGGGCCGGATCCTCGGTGGCGGCGTCGACTCCGCGGCGCTCTACCCGACCAAGCGGTTCTTCGGTGCGGCCCGCAACGTCGAGGACGGTGGCTCGCTGACCATCCTCGCCACGGCCGCGGTCGAGACCGGTTCGAAGACCGACGAGATCATCTTCGAGGCGTTCAAGGACACCGCCAACTCCGAGCTGCGACTGAACGAGGACTACGCCGAGGCCGGGATCTTCCCCGCCGTCGACGTCAACGCCTCGGGCACCCGTCGCGACGACCTGCTCTTCGCCGGTGGCGAGGGCGACGCGGTGCGCAAGCTGCGCGCCTCGCTGGCCACGCTCGACGGCGCCAAGGCCGCCTCGGTCCTGGTGGAGAAGGTCGCCGGGTCCGCGACCAACATGGTGCTGCTCAACGAGGTCGCCAAGAGCTGA
- a CDS encoding sunset domain-containing protein, whose protein sequence is MKWLLLLALILVLALLIWFFFGRPIRKDAKAAHGADEDSPATETTSAPVAAAAVPAEVAVTEPVSEETPADKGPADEAPAAEAPADEAPAAEESVEAPTAEVTEADTAAVVAEAESVTAAAAAADATAEPEAAEPTVDEAETPAPTAEVTAESAPAAEAPAATKGAPYAGAVLPAADGSSSDAAYTIKGSSGKKYHITASPYYGRTKAAVYFDTVESAEAAGFVGASSDFYDRGKKTAAAETEQPLPPASSYGTGSADPLEDGSSPHPAYVVKGNIRKDGAKRYHTSASTAFKRTQAEVWFDSEASAEAAGFEIGFKKKANA, encoded by the coding sequence ATGAAGTGGCTCTTGCTGCTTGCACTCATTCTCGTCCTCGCCCTCCTGATCTGGTTCTTCTTCGGACGGCCGATCCGCAAGGACGCCAAGGCCGCGCACGGAGCGGACGAGGACAGCCCGGCGACCGAGACCACCAGCGCTCCCGTCGCCGCTGCCGCGGTCCCCGCCGAGGTGGCGGTGACCGAGCCGGTCTCCGAAGAGACTCCGGCTGACAAGGGTCCCGCTGACGAGGCTCCGGCTGCTGAGGCGCCGGCTGACGAGGCTCCCGCGGCCGAGGAGTCGGTCGAGGCTCCCACCGCCGAGGTGACCGAGGCGGACACCGCTGCCGTGGTCGCCGAGGCCGAGAGCGTCACCGCCGCAGCGGCAGCCGCTGACGCGACCGCCGAGCCGGAGGCCGCCGAGCCGACGGTCGACGAGGCCGAGACCCCGGCTCCCACCGCCGAGGTCACCGCCGAGTCCGCTCCCGCCGCCGAGGCACCCGCCGCGACCAAGGGGGCTCCCTACGCCGGCGCCGTGCTGCCTGCCGCTGACGGAAGCAGCTCGGATGCTGCGTACACGATCAAGGGCAGCAGCGGGAAGAAGTACCACATCACCGCGAGCCCCTACTACGGGCGCACGAAGGCGGCTGTCTACTTCGACACCGTGGAGTCGGCCGAGGCGGCCGGGTTCGTCGGCGCCAGCAGCGACTTCTACGACCGCGGCAAGAAGACCGCGGCCGCCGAGACCGAGCAGCCGCTGCCGCCGGCGAGCAGCTACGGCACCGGTAGCGCCGACCCGCTCGAGGACGGCTCCAGCCCGCACCCGGCGTACGTCGTGAAGGGCAACATCCGCAAGGACGGCGCCAAGCGCTACCACACCTCCGCCAGCACCGCCTTCAAGCGGACCCAGGCCGAGGTCTGGTTCGACAGCGAGGCCTCGGCCGAGGCGGCCGGCTTCGAGATCGGCTTCAAGAAGAAGGCCAACGCCTGA
- the prfA gene encoding peptide chain release factor 1 produces the protein MSQFEAVEGLIEEHEGLEKRLAEPETHADARLAKKLNQRYAELSSIIDAYRSWQQLGDDIEAARELAGEDPAFAEEADALVPQREAAEERLRRLLVPRDPTDDKDAILEVKSGEGGEESALFAGDLLRMYTRYAERQGWKLEFLDATESDLGGYKSVTVAVKAKGNPEPGRAPYALLKFEGGVHRVQRVPVTESQGRVHTSAAGVLVVPEAEPVDVEINDNDLRIDVYRSSGPGGQSVNTTDSAVRITHIPTGIVVSMQNEKSQLQNKEQAMRVLRSRLLQAAQDAADAEASDARRSQVRTVDRSERIRTYNFPENRISDHRTGYKSYNLDQVLDGDLEPVIGSAVDADLAARLASLDS, from the coding sequence ATGTCACAGTTTGAAGCAGTCGAAGGGCTGATCGAGGAGCACGAGGGGCTGGAGAAGCGGCTCGCCGAGCCCGAGACCCATGCCGACGCGCGCCTGGCGAAGAAGCTCAACCAGAGGTACGCCGAGCTGAGCTCGATCATCGACGCCTACCGCTCCTGGCAGCAGCTGGGTGACGACATCGAGGCCGCCCGCGAGCTGGCGGGGGAGGACCCCGCGTTCGCCGAGGAGGCCGATGCGCTGGTGCCGCAGCGCGAGGCGGCCGAGGAGCGGCTGCGTCGCCTGCTGGTGCCCCGCGACCCGACCGACGACAAGGACGCGATCCTCGAGGTGAAGTCGGGTGAGGGCGGCGAGGAGTCGGCGCTGTTCGCCGGCGACCTGCTGCGGATGTACACCCGCTATGCCGAGCGCCAGGGCTGGAAGCTCGAGTTCCTCGACGCCACCGAGTCCGACCTCGGCGGCTACAAGTCGGTCACCGTCGCGGTGAAGGCGAAGGGCAACCCCGAGCCCGGCCGCGCTCCCTACGCGCTGCTCAAGTTCGAGGGTGGCGTGCACCGGGTCCAGCGGGTGCCGGTCACGGAGTCGCAGGGCCGGGTGCACACCTCGGCCGCCGGCGTACTGGTGGTACCCGAGGCCGAGCCCGTCGACGTCGAGATCAACGACAACGACCTCCGCATCGATGTCTACCGCTCCTCGGGCCCTGGCGGCCAGTCGGTCAACACCACCGACTCGGCGGTCCGGATCACCCACATCCCCACCGGCATCGTCGTCTCGATGCAGAACGAGAAGTCGCAGCTGCAGAACAAGGAGCAGGCGATGCGTGTGCTGCGCTCGCGCCTGCTCCAGGCCGCGCAGGACGCCGCCGACGCGGAGGCCTCCGACGCCCGCCGCTCCCAGGTGCGCACCGTCGACCGCTCCGAGCGCATCCGGACCTACAACTTCCCGGAGAACCGCATCTCCGACCACCGCACCGGCTACAAGTCCTACAACCTCGACCAGGTCCTCGACGGTGACCTGGAGCCGGTCATCGGCAGCGCCGTCGACGCCGACCTGGCCGCGCGCCTGGCCTCGCTCGACTCCTGA